The sequence GTGCCCATGAGGATGCCCACGCCGGCGTCGTTCATCATGCCGAGGAGCCGCGTCCGGTTGGTCGCGTGCAGGCGCGCCTGCTCCACGTCCCATGCGCCGCGCGCCTGAATGGCCTGGAGCCGGTCCTTCCAGCCCTGGACGCCCTCCGGGGGCCAGTAGCGCATCTCCGGATAGGCGGCGAGCGCGTCGGGGTCGCCGAGGCCGATGACGCCGACTTCCCAGAGGACCATGGTGGGCACGACCCAGGCGCGGGCGCCGATCGTGAGCGCGAACAGTTCCTCCATGGTTGCCGGGTCCATGGGGCCGCGGATGCCTCCCGCCTCCTCCATGTAGCCGTCGAGGTGGTCGAAGGTTTCCTGTCCCATGAGGATGGCGTGCCGGATCCCGACGTCGGCCGGGACGTGGCCTCCGAAGCGGATGCCGGCCTGCGCGGCGGCCGCGGCGAGCGCGTCGTATTCCGGCACGGTGAGACCGGGGTGGATCTTCAGGTGGTCCCACCCTTCCCCCTTCTGCACCCACACGCGATCCGCTGCCTGCGACGGTGACGTGACCGAGTTGCCGTTGAAGCTCGGGCCCGCGAGGTAGAGGGTCGGGCCCCAGATCTCGCCGGTGTTCGTCCTCGCCTTCAACTCGAGGTCGCCGGGGAGGCCGAGCATCCCGCGCACCGTCGTCACGCCGTTTGCGGCGTAGAGGAACATCACCTGCTCGCGGAACGTGTCGGTCGGGAAGCCGCCGGGCGTGTGCCCGTGCATCTCCGACAGGCCCGGCATGAGGTACTTCCCGGCGCCGTCGATGCGGCGGGCGCCGGCCGGCACGTCCACGTCGGCGGCCGGGCCGACCGCGACGATCCGGTCGCCGCGCACGACGACGGTGTGTCCGGTCAGGATCCGGTCGGAATCCATCGGAATCACGTTCACGCCGACGAAGGCGGTGGCGCCGGCCTGCGACGCCTGCTCGGCGGCGGCGGGGACGGGAGCCGCGGCGAAGGGAGCCGCGACGCACGCGGCAAGAGCGAATCCAAGTGACCGTGTGGCGAACCTCATGCGTCCTCCTCGGGCACGGCCGCCCGCGTCCCCGTGACGACCTTGACCCCGATAACAATTATCGGTATTGAAATGCGCCCGGCGCGTCGGACACGGTGCCGGCGCGTCGGACAACGTTCGCAGATTACGACATCGCCGGCCCGATGGGACCCCCCGACCACGAGGAAACACGGATTTGATCGCACGCAACGACAGGCTCTCCGGCTTCCGCGCCCGCCTCACCGGCGCGGGTCTGGTCGTGCTGGTTTCGGCGTCGGCTTCGCTCTCGACCCCCCGATCGGTCGTGGGCGCGCAGGCCGCGCAGGGCGCCCCGGACGGGATGGCGCTGTACGGGGCGGGGTGCGCGAGTTGCCACGGGTCGGACGGACGGGGCGCGTCGGCCGACCGGATCGCATTCGACGACCCGCTGCCGGACCTCACCGACTGCAGCTTCGCCTCGCGGGAGCCGGATGCGGACTGGATCATCGTCTCCAAGGCCGGAGGACCGA is a genomic window of Candidatus Palauibacter scopulicola containing:
- a CDS encoding amidohydrolase family protein — its product is MRFATRSLGFALAACVAAPFAAAPVPAAAEQASQAGATAFVGVNVIPMDSDRILTGHTVVVRGDRIVAVGPAADVDVPAGARRIDGAGKYLMPGLSEMHGHTPGGFPTDTFREQVMFLYAANGVTTVRGMLGLPGDLELKARTNTGEIWGPTLYLAGPSFNGNSVTSPSQAADRVWVQKGEGWDHLKIHPGLTVPEYDALAAAAAQAGIRFGGHVPADVGIRHAILMGQETFDHLDGYMEEAGGIRGPMDPATMEELFALTIGARAWVVPTMVLWEVGVIGLGDPDALAAYPEMRYWPPEGVQGWKDRLQAIQARGAWDVEQARLHATNRTRLLGMMNDAGVGILMGTDSPQMFSVPGFSLHRELAAMADAGMSPYEILVSGTRNVGDYFQAYDTFGTVAAGRRADLILTNSNPLDDVANVADRAGVMVRGVWKSEEEIQQGLAEIATSFGN